A stretch of Lactuca sativa cultivar Salinas chromosome 6, Lsat_Salinas_v11, whole genome shotgun sequence DNA encodes these proteins:
- the LOC111880403 gene encoding uncharacterized protein LOC111880403, producing MSLFRGNFLEVLNLVRDQNESVWKVTLQNAPGNSQMVAPCIQKDIARCFAQEVLKSNFEEISDDVFALLVDESNNISKNEQMAVDTSALSLKSAIDSLFYEYGLSLMKIRGQGYDGLVIVAIAKKHHDVGVFFYMVAVLMNVVCASCKHTNMIRESQKDKLEESIGHGEIERGSGLNKELSLTTAGDTR from the exons ATGTCTCTTTTTAGAGGAAATTTTTTAGAAGTATTGAATTTGGTTCGGGATCAAAATGAGAGTGTATGGAAAGTTACGTTACAAAATGCTCCAGGGAACAGTCAAATGGTGGCTCCATGTATTCAAAAAGACATTGCTCGTTGTTTTGCACAAGAAGTACTTaaatcaaattttgaagaaattagtGATGATGTTTTTGCTTTATTAGTTGACGAGTCCAACAATATATCTAAAAATGAACAAATGGCGGTG GATACATCTGCGTTGTCTCTAAAATCTGCTATTGACTCTTTATTTTATGAATATGGATTGAGTTTGATGAAGATCAGGGGTCAAGGGTATGATGGA CTAGTCATTGTGGCGATTGCAAAAAAACATCACGATGTTGGAGTCTTTTTTTATATGGTAGCTGTTCTAATGAATGTTGTGTGTGCTTCTTGTAAACATACAAATATGATTCGGGAAAGTCAAAAAGATAAACTAGAAGAATCCATCGGTCATGGTGAAATTGAAAGGGGAAGTGGATTAAACAAAGAACTTTCTCTTACTACAGCCGGAGATACACGTTAG